A part of Hydrogenobacter sp. T-8 genomic DNA contains:
- a CDS encoding HEPN domain-containing protein, with product MDRSIDWYKQAERDLEHAKRSLEMGDYEWACFASHQSAEKAIKALHYYFKQEAWGHSLSRLLKDLPIEIPEELLDLAKMLDLYYIPTRYPNGFPMGAPYEHFTQKQAKEAIEYASKVLEFVRLQMGL from the coding sequence ATGGATAGAAGCATAGATTGGTATAAACAAGCTGAGCGAGACCTTGAGCATGCCAAAAGGTCTTTGGAGATGGGAGACTACGAGTGGGCGTGTTTTGCCAGCCATCAGTCCGCAGAAAAAGCTATAAAGGCTCTTCACTATTACTTTAAGCAAGAAGCTTGGGGTCATTCTCTTAGTAGGTTGCTTAAGGATTTACCAATAGAAATCCCTGAAGAGCTTTTAGACCTTGCCAAAATGCTTGACCTTTATTACATACCCACAAGATATCCCAACGGCTTTCCTATGGGTGCACCTTACGAACACTTTACACAAAAGCAAGCAAAGGAGGCAATAGAATATGCCAGTAAGGTTCTTGAATTCGTCCGTCTTCAGATGGGTCTCTAA
- the queC gene encoding 7-cyano-7-deazaguanine synthase QueC codes for MKRVIVLFSGGMDSTTLLWLCKREFQEVYALSFDYGQRHKVELKYAKELAQIAGVKEHILVEVPHYRLIKGSALLEGGPEVPKGEYTQDVPPTNVPMRNLVFLAIASSFADSLGVEYIAIGVHALDTPYPDCRTEFITAMESAINAGSAYVAKTKRRVHVYAPFLGMSKVDIAKLGKELGVPFEKTYSCYRGTEPPCGVCATCIQRQEALKAIGYV; via the coding sequence ATGAAAAGGGTTATTGTTTTATTCTCTGGTGGAATGGATAGCACCACCCTCTTGTGGCTCTGTAAGAGAGAATTTCAAGAGGTCTACGCTCTATCCTTTGACTACGGACAAAGGCACAAGGTAGAGCTAAAGTATGCAAAAGAGTTAGCTCAAATAGCGGGTGTAAAGGAGCATATACTGGTGGAAGTGCCTCACTACAGGCTCATTAAAGGTTCAGCCTTATTGGAAGGTGGTCCAGAAGTGCCAAAGGGAGAATACACCCAAGATGTGCCACCTACCAATGTGCCAATGAGAAACCTTGTCTTTCTTGCCATTGCCAGCTCCTTCGCAGACAGCCTTGGAGTGGAATACATAGCCATAGGCGTTCACGCCCTTGATACTCCCTATCCTGACTGCAGGACAGAGTTTATAACTGCGATGGAATCCGCCATAAACGCAGGCTCCGCCTACGTGGCAAAAACAAAAAGGAGAGTGCATGTATATGCACCCTTTCTTGGTATGAGTAAGGTAGATATAGCAAAACTTGGAAAGGAGCTGGGTGTCCCCTTTGAAAAGACCTATTCCTGCTATAGGGGGACTGAGCCTCCCTGTGGTGTGTGTGCCACCTGTATTCAAAGACAAGAGGCTCTCAAGGCTATAGGCTATGTTTAA
- the pyrF gene encoding orotidine-5'-phosphate decarboxylase — protein MAKLCIALDTNLQQAKDLVRSLRGYPLLFKVGYKLFICHHRAITDHIKEEGFELFLDLKLHDIPNTVKEGVLSAKELGADYLTVHISAGKSALRSAVEVKGKLKLLGVTLLTSLDDEDIQDIGLCRSREEQVFHFTELALKEGFDGIVCSGKELSYLKEKASKPFIAVVPGVRLEGDPVEDQKRVVSLEEALSAGADIIVMGRSILRAENPVKRVEEILLRM, from the coding sequence ATGGCTAAGCTCTGCATAGCCTTAGACACAAACCTTCAACAAGCCAAAGACTTGGTGAGATCTCTTAGGGGCTATCCTCTACTTTTTAAAGTGGGCTATAAACTTTTCATCTGTCATCATAGAGCAATAACAGACCACATAAAGGAGGAGGGATTTGAGCTTTTTCTTGACCTTAAGCTCCATGACATTCCCAATACGGTAAAGGAGGGAGTTTTGTCTGCAAAGGAGTTGGGTGCGGACTATCTTACAGTTCATATATCCGCAGGGAAATCTGCCCTCAGGTCTGCAGTGGAGGTAAAAGGAAAGCTCAAGCTCCTTGGAGTCACTCTGCTAACAAGCCTTGACGATGAGGATATACAAGACATTGGTCTTTGTAGAAGCAGAGAGGAACAGGTTTTCCACTTTACCGAACTTGCCCTCAAAGAAGGCTTTGACGGTATAGTCTGCTCTGGTAAGGAGCTAAGCTATCTCAAAGAGAAAGCCTCTAAGCCTTTTATCGCGGTTGTTCCCGGTGTTAGGTTGGAGGGAGACCCTGTGGAAGACCAAAAGAGGGTGGTAAGCCTTGAAGAGGCTCTAAGTGCTGGTGCGGACATAATTGTGATGGGTAGAAGTATTCTGAGGGCGGAGAATCCTGTAAAGAGGGTAGAGGAGATACTTTTGAGAATGTAG
- the hisH gene encoding imidazole glycerol phosphate synthase subunit HisH, translating into MLLLIDYGMGNLRSVSKALEKVGFSVKVSSDPEEVKKAEVLVLPGVGAFRDAMENLRRLGLLKEILRHIEKGKPYMGICLGLQLLFERSYEFGETEGFGVLEGEVVLLPPKVKVPHIGWNQLWRQKPSDLLTGIKEGEYFYFVHSYHVVPKRQDIVLTTTDYGIDFVSSIEYENIFAVQFHPEKSQKAGLRLLENFRRRLYG; encoded by the coding sequence ATGCTTCTTCTGATAGACTACGGAATGGGAAATCTAAGGAGCGTATCAAAGGCACTTGAGAAGGTAGGTTTTTCTGTAAAGGTCAGCTCAGACCCAGAAGAGGTAAAGAAGGCGGAGGTATTGGTCTTACCGGGTGTGGGTGCCTTTAGAGATGCCATGGAAAACTTAAGGAGACTTGGGCTTTTGAAAGAGATACTAAGGCATATTGAAAAGGGAAAGCCATATATGGGCATATGCCTTGGGCTTCAACTACTCTTTGAAAGGAGTTATGAGTTTGGAGAAACAGAAGGCTTTGGAGTGCTTGAAGGCGAGGTAGTTTTACTTCCACCAAAGGTCAAAGTGCCACATATAGGTTGGAATCAGCTCTGGAGGCAAAAGCCTTCTGACCTTCTTACTGGCATCAAAGAGGGCGAATACTTTTACTTTGTCCATTCTTACCATGTAGTGCCAAAGAGACAGGATATAGTTCTTACCACCACCGATTACGGTATTGACTTCGTCTCTTCAATAGAGTATGAAAATATCTTTGCGGTCCAGTTTCATCCAGAAAAGAGCCAAAAGGCTGGACTAAGGCTTCTTGAAAACTTCAGAAGGAGGCTTTATGGCTAA
- a CDS encoding cytochrome c biogenesis CcdA family protein, which produces MSEVSLFIAFTAGLLSFLSPCVLPIIPGYISYISGIGAQEVKEKGGFSKKAFMASLLFVVGFSIVFTLMGATATGIGGLLREYQDHIAKVGGGIVVFFGLHFAGVMLRPSFLKELAGVSALILAFFFLGIISQKTLFDLLGIVLVVAFLYLFGLHEVLYRQMRKEMKGSVSGLGALAVGMLFAFGWSPCIGPVLGSILLYASQQETALQGASLLFAYSMGMGIPFLIAGGLLSAFLGFVRSFGRFFGVVEVVGGLLLILLGVLLTTGKLAEISLLLGA; this is translated from the coding sequence ATGAGTGAGGTATCTCTTTTTATAGCCTTTACCGCTGGCTTGTTGTCCTTTCTGTCTCCTTGCGTCCTGCCTATAATTCCCGGTTATATATCCTACATATCTGGCATAGGAGCACAGGAGGTAAAAGAAAAGGGTGGCTTTAGCAAGAAGGCTTTTATGGCTTCGCTTCTTTTTGTGGTGGGTTTTTCCATAGTCTTTACCCTTATGGGTGCTACCGCAACGGGTATAGGGGGGCTCTTGAGAGAGTATCAAGACCACATAGCGAAGGTGGGTGGTGGTATAGTGGTTTTCTTTGGTCTGCATTTTGCTGGTGTTATGCTAAGACCCAGTTTTTTAAAGGAGCTGGCAGGTGTGTCCGCACTTATACTTGCTTTCTTCTTTCTCGGCATTATTTCTCAGAAGACCCTCTTTGACCTATTGGGCATAGTTCTTGTGGTAGCTTTTCTTTACCTTTTTGGTCTTCATGAAGTGTTATACAGGCAGATGAGAAAGGAAATGAAGGGTAGTGTTTCTGGATTGGGTGCTTTGGCGGTGGGTATGCTCTTTGCCTTTGGATGGAGTCCTTGCATAGGTCCAGTGCTTGGCTCAATCCTGCTGTATGCCAGTCAACAGGAGACCGCTCTTCAAGGTGCGAGCCTTCTCTTTGCCTATTCTATGGGTATGGGTATTCCCTTTCTCATAGCGGGTGGTTTGCTCTCTGCCTTTCTTGGCTTCGTGAGAAGTTTTGGACGCTTCTTTGGTGTTGTGGAGGTTGTGGGCGGGCTTTTGCTTATCCTTTTAGGGGTCTTGCTTACCACGGGCAAGTTAGCGGAGATATCTCTTCTGCTGGGTGCATAG
- a CDS encoding TolC family protein, whose protein sequence is MIFLAILLFFGMSFSQEIITLDYKKVYELALKNNKELQRLRHQINALEIDYQLAQKYYLPIVYAGASLLYDLDKKDTKLDANLTVVSTLYEFQRTKSRIELSRIRRDTAQLMLRQLHIDLQLRIIRLFAEAQLYKKLSEVKREEMAIAYVRFDRARERKELGLATDHEVLRLESVYREKRSELFYAQHMYNHTLLQIKELAGIPYEAIIQVEDLPTREVDRLIKPFPELLKEALEKNTSLRIKDLEVKSYEEDIKVVRQVISPRLSLRISTDKSGLELSTPIYDAGRQYKVDYLASLKRSAQSEREGIEASLRLMFFSAPYEWEYLRAKLTEAIVKDRFAEENLTLRRSEYELELAFDLGYAMAEKSEAERQLMEARYKLILLWAKLLSLAGREPFEALE, encoded by the coding sequence ATGATATTTCTTGCCATCCTTCTTTTCTTCGGTATGTCTTTCTCTCAGGAGATAATAACCCTTGATTACAAAAAGGTGTATGAACTCGCACTCAAAAACAACAAGGAGCTTCAGAGACTAAGACATCAGATAAATGCTCTTGAGATAGACTATCAGCTTGCACAAAAGTATTACCTACCCATAGTCTACGCAGGTGCTTCACTTCTTTATGACCTTGATAAAAAGGATACAAAGTTAGATGCCAACCTTACGGTAGTAAGCACTCTGTATGAGTTCCAGCGGACTAAGTCAAGGATAGAGCTTTCAAGGATAAGGAGAGATACCGCACAGCTGATGCTAAGACAACTCCACATAGACCTACAGCTTAGGATAATAAGGCTCTTTGCAGAAGCTCAGCTATACAAGAAACTTAGCGAGGTAAAGAGAGAGGAGATGGCTATAGCCTATGTGCGTTTTGATAGGGCAAGGGAAAGGAAAGAGCTGGGTCTTGCCACAGACCATGAAGTCCTTAGGCTTGAAAGCGTCTACAGAGAAAAAAGGTCAGAGCTATTCTATGCACAGCACATGTATAATCACACCCTTCTTCAAATAAAGGAGCTTGCTGGCATACCCTACGAAGCCATAATACAGGTTGAAGACCTGCCAACAAGAGAGGTAGATAGGCTAATAAAACCCTTCCCAGAGCTTTTAAAAGAAGCCCTTGAGAAAAACACGAGCCTAAGAATAAAAGACCTTGAGGTTAAAAGCTACGAGGAGGATATAAAAGTTGTAAGGCAAGTAATATCTCCAAGGCTCAGCCTGAGGATATCCACAGATAAAAGCGGTCTTGAGCTTTCCACACCCATTTATGATGCAGGCAGACAATACAAGGTTGATTACTTGGCTTCTCTAAAAAGGTCAGCCCAGTCAGAAAGGGAAGGCATTGAGGCAAGCCTGAGGCTAATGTTCTTCTCCGCACCCTACGAATGGGAATACCTAAGGGCTAAGCTCACAGAGGCTATAGTAAAAGACCGCTTTGCGGAGGAAAATCTAACCTTGAGAAGGTCTGAGTATGAGCTGGAGCTTGCCTTTGACCTTGGCTATGCCATGGCAGAGAAAAGCGAGGCGGAAAGACAGCTCATGGAAGCTCGGTATAAGCTTATTCTCTTGTGGGCAAAGCTCCTTAGTCTTGCTGGTCGTGAACCCTTTGAGGCTCTGGAGTAA
- a CDS encoding thioredoxin family protein: MKYVAKYFLLILLTPLLVFSAEAIPFLKPSFLNLKEDFEEAKKENKFLFIMFHQEGCPFCDKMRRVTFQDRRVQEYFTKYFYMLEIDIKGANELVDLDGKKLTERQFSLKHGVRLTPVFMFFDQEGKVVAKVPGYIEPQEFILIGRYVVEGHYRNKNLVQFLRENKGR, translated from the coding sequence ATGAAGTATGTAGCTAAATATTTCCTGCTAATACTTTTAACTCCCTTACTTGTATTTTCTGCAGAAGCCATACCCTTCTTGAAGCCTTCCTTTCTTAATCTGAAAGAAGACTTTGAGGAAGCAAAGAAGGAAAACAAGTTTCTTTTTATAATGTTCCATCAGGAGGGGTGTCCCTTCTGCGATAAGATGAGGAGGGTGACCTTTCAAGACAGGAGAGTTCAGGAGTATTTCACAAAGTATTTCTACATGTTGGAAATAGATATAAAAGGTGCTAATGAATTGGTGGACCTTGATGGGAAAAAGCTCACAGAGAGGCAGTTTTCTCTAAAGCACGGTGTTAGACTGACTCCAGTCTTTATGTTTTTTGACCAAGAGGGTAAGGTGGTGGCAAAGGTGCCGGGTTATATAGAACCTCAGGAGTTTATCCTTATAGGCAGGTATGTGGTGGAAGGGCATTACAGAAATAAAAACTTGGTGCAGTTCTTAAGAGAAAACAAAGGGAGATGA
- the cheB gene encoding chemotaxis-specific protein-glutamate methyltransferase CheB, translated as MDRVRVLLVDDSKFIRMALRKVLEEVKDVEVVGEARDGEEAVRLALELKPDIITMDIVMPKMDGVRAIKEIKRHMDVPIIVISDHTTEGAKITFEALEAGAVDFISKGSAKLKFDFSKVAEELVDKLRLYTRKKSERKPFSPQALKVQETKTQSAVDIVGIGVSTGGPKVLPVLIKNMGRLPVPVVIAQHMPPTFTKGLAEWLSKETHLRVEEGYDGMKLEGELFVVIPGGKNGSLERKNESFILRVHEEPQTIVKPSADVLFKSMAEKAKSPVALILTGMGNDGTEGAKKFKEKGFTVIVQEPSTCVVCGMPCSAIEAGAYTYIMPVEEMGKKVRELCGGLRHEVCS; from the coding sequence ATGGATAGAGTGAGAGTTCTTTTGGTTGATGACTCCAAATTCATAAGAATGGCATTGAGAAAGGTTCTTGAAGAAGTAAAGGATGTGGAGGTGGTGGGAGAAGCAAGGGATGGAGAAGAGGCGGTAAGGCTTGCCCTTGAACTAAAGCCTGACATAATAACCATGGATATAGTTATGCCAAAGATGGATGGAGTAAGGGCTATAAAGGAAATAAAAAGGCATATGGATGTTCCCATAATAGTCATAAGTGACCATACCACTGAAGGAGCAAAGATAACCTTTGAAGCCCTTGAGGCTGGAGCGGTTGACTTTATCTCAAAGGGTTCTGCAAAATTAAAGTTTGACTTTTCAAAGGTTGCTGAAGAGCTTGTAGATAAGCTAAGGCTTTACACAAGGAAAAAGTCTGAGAGAAAGCCCTTTTCTCCACAGGCTTTAAAGGTTCAAGAAACAAAAACCCAAAGTGCGGTGGATATTGTGGGTATTGGTGTTTCAACTGGTGGACCAAAGGTTTTGCCTGTTTTAATAAAGAACATGGGAAGACTTCCTGTTCCCGTGGTTATAGCTCAACACATGCCTCCTACCTTCACAAAGGGGCTTGCGGAGTGGCTTTCAAAGGAAACCCATCTAAGGGTAGAAGAGGGTTACGATGGGATGAAGCTTGAAGGGGAGCTTTTCGTAGTTATCCCAGGAGGAAAGAATGGTTCTTTGGAAAGGAAAAATGAGTCTTTTATACTCAGAGTTCATGAAGAACCTCAAACAATAGTAAAACCCTCTGCTGATGTGCTTTTCAAAAGCATGGCGGAAAAGGCGAAAAGTCCAGTAGCTCTTATACTTACAGGCATGGGAAATGATGGCACAGAGGGGGCAAAGAAGTTTAAGGAAAAGGGATTTACCGTAATAGTTCAAGAGCCCTCCACATGCGTCGTATGCGGAATGCCATGCTCCGCCATAGAAGCTGGTGCATATACTTATATTATGCCTGTGGAAGAAATGGGAAAGAAGGTAAGAGAGCTATGTGGAGGTTTACGCCATGAAGTATGTAGCTAA
- a CDS encoding CheR family methyltransferase — translation MEFSEVLKLIEKRIGIALSGTRLNRLKKLYEGNREIFVGIEGKDIKEDSWQRIIDAISVQETYFYRDKEVFECIRDSIFPEIFKRLEEGVKIWSAGCATGEEVYTIAMLAVEYLTSLGYIAHTLKGKLTIIGTDISLNALQIATKGIYKDIPMGSFRNTPRSLFKYFDLKDGNNYHVKEEIKNLVEFHLHNLMDEPPIKDVDLVVCRNVLIYFSDEARKKVYDNLIKAMRKGGFLIMGPLDNPDGKIERRFCGRLSYFYKPWIE, via the coding sequence ATGGAATTTTCTGAGGTCTTAAAGCTCATAGAAAAAAGAATAGGCATTGCCCTTTCTGGAACCAGGTTAAATAGATTAAAGAAACTATACGAGGGTAATAGGGAGATATTTGTAGGCATTGAGGGTAAGGATATAAAAGAAGATAGTTGGCAGAGGATAATAGATGCAATTAGTGTACAGGAAACATATTTTTACAGAGATAAGGAAGTTTTTGAGTGCATAAGGGATTCTATATTTCCCGAAATTTTTAAAAGGCTCGAAGAGGGCGTAAAGATATGGTCCGCAGGATGTGCAACCGGTGAGGAAGTTTATACTATCGCCATGCTTGCGGTAGAATACCTCACCTCGCTTGGCTACATCGCCCATACACTTAAAGGTAAGCTAACAATCATTGGAACTGACATATCTCTAAATGCACTTCAAATTGCCACGAAAGGAATATATAAGGATATTCCTATGGGATCCTTTAGAAACACGCCCCGCAGCCTGTTTAAATACTTTGACTTAAAGGATGGAAACAATTACCATGTAAAAGAGGAAATAAAGAACCTTGTGGAATTTCACCTGCATAATCTGATGGACGAACCCCCAATTAAGGACGTGGACTTGGTAGTTTGCAGGAATGTGCTTATATACTTCAGCGATGAAGCGAGAAAAAAGGTGTATGATAATCTAATAAAGGCTATGAGGAAGGGAGGCTTTCTGATTATGGGTCCTTTGGACAACCCTGACGGGAAAATTGAGAGGCGATTTTGTGGAAGGCTTTCATATTTTTATAAGCCATGGATAGAGTGA
- a CDS encoding methyl-accepting chemotaxis protein, which translates to MLKKLSVRKKVMLLFLFPFLVTTLFATLSAYFIVLRPFLHVRHAESIIDLQKAILEVVYQVQKERGLTVSFLTHAGTKFGDQLKKQRAETDQAIEKLPQEFKNRLLPLKDARDMSDKIEITPGDAFNLYSNMVESLLIALKEEIRKVDNAKLFRLLESSVLLAYIQESAEKERAILVSVFTKDVLEPSDRDIWYRAITNQESYLRVFSDIAPSKAVEMYAQRVKDSEVEKFRQLIREKVDFFGVNPDEWFKVSTERIDQMSEVGEFLVSLAKQEVKSMKTSAIEGFFLLTLLGLPPLLISLLLALFIIRGLSGSVRELETVIREVVERGNFRKRLEVKSQDEFGKMAQNLNMLLSSINNVVDEIREVMASASEGDFSKRITSDQKGDLLVIKEKINKVMEVMEFLVDSLLSVANASVEVSKAMEMVEEGTRKQTEAIGRMATAIEEISSALGETSNSTELAFQSANETSNFVEESSRLMEDFSSSMKRVREGGERIRHVAGAIQDIAEQVNLLALNAAIEAARAGEQGRGFAVVADEVRRLAEQVGKMASSVSQTVQEVVSIIEEGYRNTDVVRKDFESIREAVGRIREMLHRIAASMEETSAGMGEISRNMESLKEISNNNASASEEVLSKMVELTKRVEETTKKVEELRG; encoded by the coding sequence ATGCTTAAGAAGTTGAGCGTCAGAAAGAAGGTTATGCTTCTTTTCTTATTTCCTTTTCTTGTAACCACACTCTTTGCTACCCTTTCTGCCTACTTTATAGTCCTCCGACCCTTCCTCCATGTAAGGCATGCGGAGAGCATCATTGACCTCCAAAAGGCAATACTCGAGGTAGTTTACCAAGTGCAAAAGGAGAGGGGTTTAACTGTTAGCTTTTTGACGCACGCTGGCACAAAGTTTGGCGACCAGCTCAAAAAACAAAGGGCGGAAACTGACCAGGCGATAGAAAAACTACCACAGGAATTCAAAAACAGGCTTCTGCCCCTAAAGGATGCAAGAGATATGAGCGATAAAATTGAGATAACACCCGGGGATGCTTTTAATCTTTATAGCAACATGGTGGAGAGCCTCTTAATAGCCCTTAAGGAAGAGATAAGGAAAGTGGACAATGCTAAGCTATTTAGACTTCTCGAAAGCAGTGTGCTTTTGGCTTATATACAGGAAAGTGCAGAAAAAGAAAGAGCTATACTTGTGAGCGTATTTACAAAGGATGTGCTTGAGCCCTCAGACAGAGACATATGGTATAGGGCGATTACCAATCAGGAGTCCTATCTTAGAGTTTTCTCTGACATAGCACCAAGCAAAGCGGTTGAGATGTATGCACAAAGGGTGAAGGATAGTGAGGTAGAAAAGTTTAGACAACTAATAAGGGAGAAGGTGGACTTTTTTGGGGTTAACCCAGATGAGTGGTTTAAGGTGTCTACGGAGAGGATAGACCAAATGTCGGAGGTAGGAGAGTTCCTCGTAAGTTTAGCAAAGCAAGAGGTCAAGTCTATGAAAACATCCGCTATTGAGGGCTTTTTCCTTTTAACACTTCTTGGCCTTCCGCCGCTGCTTATCTCCCTTTTATTGGCCCTTTTCATAATAAGGGGGTTGTCAGGCAGTGTAAGAGAGTTAGAGACGGTAATAAGGGAAGTTGTGGAGAGGGGGAATTTTAGGAAAAGGCTTGAGGTGAAAAGTCAGGATGAGTTTGGGAAAATGGCACAAAACCTAAATATGCTTTTGTCCTCAATTAACAATGTGGTAGATGAGATTAGAGAGGTTATGGCATCCGCCTCTGAAGGAGACTTCTCCAAAAGGATAACCTCAGACCAGAAGGGGGATTTGCTGGTAATAAAAGAGAAGATAAACAAGGTTATGGAAGTCATGGAGTTTCTTGTGGATTCTTTGCTATCGGTGGCTAACGCATCGGTTGAAGTTAGCAAAGCCATGGAAATGGTGGAGGAAGGCACAAGAAAACAGACTGAAGCTATAGGAAGAATGGCAACCGCTATAGAAGAGATAAGTTCTGCTCTCGGAGAGACCTCAAACAGCACAGAGCTAGCCTTCCAGTCCGCTAATGAAACCTCAAACTTTGTTGAAGAATCCTCAAGGCTTATGGAGGACTTTAGCAGCTCCATGAAAAGGGTAAGAGAGGGAGGAGAGAGAATAAGGCATGTAGCTGGTGCAATTCAAGATATTGCGGAACAGGTAAACCTTCTTGCCCTCAACGCTGCAATAGAGGCAGCGAGAGCCGGAGAACAAGGAAGAGGCTTTGCGGTTGTTGCGGACGAGGTTCGTAGGCTTGCGGAGCAGGTGGGTAAGATGGCAAGCTCTGTAAGTCAGACGGTTCAAGAGGTTGTCTCCATCATAGAAGAAGGCTACAGGAATACGGATGTTGTCCGTAAGGATTTTGAAAGTATAAGGGAGGCAGTAGGAAGAATAAGGGAAATGCTTCATAGGATAGCTGCAAGCATGGAAGAGACTTCTGCAGGTATGGGAGAAATATCCCGTAACATGGAAAGTCTCAAGGAGATAAGCAATAACAATGCGTCCGCTTCTGAAGAAGTCCTCTCAAAAATGGTGGAGCTGACAAAAAGGGTGGAGGAGACCACGAAGAAGGTAGAAGAATTAAGAGGCTAA
- a CDS encoding J domain-containing protein: protein MKTFYFRVFDYIYRKRLELFQSLFYDLYRSFDGKHEEFLKTWFESYMIKKLFKYFPIEDVITYYPQFALRKRSLVASYVKTYWRFCQKPNLYPAKIRESMEFFGLNSLNEQELKRAYRKLVKLNHPDKAEDKRVAHKKMLLINYHYQVLIGYIRRFNNA, encoded by the coding sequence ATGAAGACCTTTTATTTTAGGGTATTTGACTACATATACAGAAAAAGGCTTGAGCTTTTTCAGTCCCTCTTCTATGACCTTTATAGAAGCTTTGATGGGAAGCATGAAGAGTTTTTAAAGACATGGTTTGAATCTTACATGATAAAAAAGCTCTTCAAGTATTTCCCTATAGAGGATGTGATTACATATTATCCACAGTTTGCCCTAAGAAAGAGGAGTCTTGTAGCTTCCTATGTAAAAACCTACTGGCGTTTTTGCCAAAAGCCAAACCTGTATCCAGCAAAAATAAGAGAATCCATGGAGTTCTTCGGGCTTAATAGCTTAAATGAGCAAGAACTTAAACGAGCATACAGGAAACTTGTAAAACTGAACCACCCAGATAAGGCAGAAGACAAAAGGGTCGCACACAAGAAAATGCTCCTTATAAACTACCACTATCAGGTGCTCATTGGCTATATAAGGAGGTTCAACAATGCTTAA
- a CDS encoding chemotaxis protein CheW, which produces MADLVPVVKEKGLQRVSKFFEFLGFYLESELFGVPLKEVVEISKLLPIVPVPFSSPLILGVINIRGEILPVIDLKTILRLRREREGDRVVLVESHKGKVGILVDEVVGVIRIEEERLEPNPMSGRYSEYIRNVAQLPQGLISIIEFDRVVDSI; this is translated from the coding sequence ATGGCTGACTTAGTGCCTGTGGTAAAGGAGAAGGGTCTTCAGAGAGTAAGCAAGTTCTTTGAATTTTTGGGCTTTTATCTTGAGAGTGAGCTTTTTGGTGTTCCTCTGAAGGAGGTGGTGGAAATATCAAAGCTCCTACCCATAGTGCCTGTTCCCTTTTCTTCTCCACTTATCTTAGGTGTTATAAACATAAGAGGAGAGATACTCCCCGTTATTGACCTCAAAACCATACTAAGACTCAGAAGGGAAAGGGAAGGAGATAGAGTTGTGTTGGTGGAAAGCCATAAGGGAAAGGTAGGAATTCTTGTGGATGAAGTGGTGGGTGTGATAAGGATTGAAGAGGAAAGACTTGAGCCAAACCCCATGTCTGGAAGGTATAGCGAATACATACGAAACGTCGCCCAACTACCCCAAGGACTAATAAGCATTATTGAGTTTGACCGCGTGGTGGATAGCATATGA